A single Paraburkholderia sp. D15 DNA region contains:
- a CDS encoding DoxX family protein, translating to MTRPVDSGVILIARIALAVLFLWGGVMKLMGYAGFVGYLHSKGVPFVQIAAPIATAVEALGGLLLIVGFKIRPLALIMAVYTVATAVLGHDFWNVTDAALQRDMVIHFWKNIGIAGGFLLLFVTGAGRISIDGARAPRGGLGR from the coding sequence ATGACGCGTCCCGTCGATTCCGGCGTTATCCTCATTGCGCGTATTGCGCTCGCCGTGCTGTTTCTGTGGGGCGGCGTGATGAAACTGATGGGCTATGCGGGCTTTGTCGGCTACCTGCATTCGAAGGGCGTGCCGTTCGTGCAGATCGCCGCGCCGATCGCCACCGCGGTCGAAGCACTCGGCGGTCTGCTGCTGATCGTCGGCTTCAAGATACGTCCGCTGGCGCTCATCATGGCCGTGTACACCGTGGCGACCGCCGTGCTGGGCCACGACTTCTGGAATGTCACGGACGCCGCCTTGCAGCGCGACATGGTGATTCATTTCTGGAAGAACATCGGCATCGCGGGCGGCTTCCTGCTGCTGTTCGTGACGGGCGCGGGGCGCATCAGTATCGACGGTGCGCGCGCGCCGCGCGGCGGCTTGGGTCGTTGA
- a CDS encoding type II toxin-antitoxin system RelE/ParE family toxin: MRARAKILVRIRRAERGHFGNVKLLGDGISEMRIDWGPGYRVYLAREGSMMYLLLCGGDKSTQQADIKHAKTMWEKLKKALS, from the coding sequence TTGAGGGCGAGAGCGAAGATTCTCGTGAGAATCCGGCGCGCGGAGCGTGGCCATTTCGGCAACGTGAAACTGCTGGGAGACGGTATATCCGAAATGCGCATCGACTGGGGGCCGGGTTATCGGGTCTACCTGGCGCGCGAGGGGAGCATGATGTATCTGCTGCTCTGCGGTGGCGACAAGTCAACGCAGCAGGCCGATATCAAGCATGCCAAAACAATGTGGGAAAAACTCAAAAAGGCACTGTCATGA
- a CDS encoding GNAT family protein: protein MTDTHPVLIRQLRPADRDAYFQLRLRGLKAHPESFGQSYEEALARGPEQHDARLQGLLAAEGEFLLGAFASTDTPLLGVVGLSRNQRDKERHKASVIGMYVAPEAAGRGVGRALLDELMRRAMRIDGLRQIQLVVASHNEAARKLYESAGFNKYGCEVGALNVGGVFHDADLMVRFL, encoded by the coding sequence TTGACCGACACCCACCCCGTCCTCATCCGCCAACTGCGCCCCGCGGACCGCGACGCGTATTTCCAGCTTCGCTTGCGCGGGTTGAAGGCACATCCGGAATCGTTCGGCCAGAGCTATGAAGAAGCGCTTGCGCGAGGCCCAGAGCAACACGACGCACGCCTGCAAGGCTTGCTCGCGGCCGAGGGCGAGTTTTTGCTCGGTGCGTTCGCTTCGACGGATACGCCGCTGCTTGGCGTGGTGGGTTTATCGCGCAACCAGCGCGACAAGGAACGGCACAAGGCATCCGTGATCGGCATGTATGTTGCGCCCGAGGCTGCAGGGCGCGGGGTCGGACGTGCGCTGCTTGATGAGTTAATGCGGCGGGCTATGCGGATCGACGGATTGCGGCAAATCCAGCTCGTCGTAGCCAGCCACAATGAAGCGGCCCGCAAACTCTATGAATCGGCGGGATTCAATAAATACGGCTGCGAAGTCGGTGCGCTAAATGTAGGAGGCGTTTTTCACGACGCCGATTTAATGGTGCGCTTTCTGTAA
- the flhD gene encoding flagellar transcriptional regulator FlhD, which produces MDRSSETLDSIREINLSYIMLAQRMLREDKPVGMFRLGLSSELADLLAGLSLAQIVKLAASDQLLCFFRFNDHAMLSALTQTTKHAAVAPTHAAILLAGQPAEQFA; this is translated from the coding sequence ATGGACCGTAGCAGCGAGACGCTGGATTCTATCCGCGAGATTAACTTGTCTTACATCATGCTTGCGCAACGTATGTTGCGTGAGGACAAACCGGTCGGCATGTTCCGTCTCGGCTTGTCGTCGGAACTGGCTGATTTGCTCGCGGGGCTGTCGCTCGCGCAGATCGTCAAGCTGGCCGCTTCCGACCAACTTTTGTGCTTCTTCCGCTTCAACGACCACGCGATGTTGTCGGCGTTGACGCAAACGACGAAGCACGCCGCAGTTGCACCGACTCACGCGGCGATCCTGCTCGCAGGCCAGCCTGCCGAGCAGTTTGCTTAA
- a CDS encoding alkaline phosphatase family protein: MFHRKAILPTAIAVASLLTIAACGSSHNNPSSSTSTTSAVSAQDSLQTATPIKHVVVIFGENVSFDHYFATYPSAKNVAGEPAFSAAAGTQTDIQTLAAAGLTGSANPNAQATSPNIVSTTVNGQTTTPPTLGGALTTTTAQPFRLDRSQANTKSQNHSYSPEQLADDNLKMDAFPLFTSASGIIAGSTGQFGSSAQVLGYFDGNTVTGMWNLAQNFAMSDNAWTDTFGPSTPGAIEVVSGQNQGVTVTPNIKSGTATSGNAIPDGQGAFTMIGDLDPTTDACSIAAENSGSNTSPTGMMNGKNIGDLLNASNITWGGFMGGFNLQTVNANGTTGCLRSTWSDVLGTAPADYVQHHAWFQYYPTTANPTHQRPTSTAMIGSTEPTLDNTATPVHHQYDTDDFFAAVQSGNFPSVSFLKAPAISDGHPGNSDPLDEQAFVTKVTNFLQQQPDWKNTLVIVAYDDSDGWYDHVQPTIKNSSFDTTLVTKVGTATFTGADQLTAQGQCTGTGATQPLGINGGAVNGRCGPGTRTPFIVISPWAKANYVDHTQITQASVVKFIEDNWLGGKRLGQGSFDATAGDIRSMLNLAGTGNTPTVFLDPNTGTKLAAAPTSN, encoded by the coding sequence ATGTTTCACCGTAAAGCGATACTTCCCACTGCAATCGCAGTGGCGTCGCTGCTGACAATCGCCGCATGCGGCAGCAGCCACAACAATCCCTCGAGCAGCACGTCGACGACCAGCGCCGTGTCCGCTCAGGACTCGCTGCAAACCGCCACGCCGATCAAGCACGTCGTCGTCATCTTCGGTGAGAACGTGTCCTTCGATCACTACTTCGCGACCTACCCGAGCGCGAAGAACGTTGCAGGCGAACCGGCGTTCTCCGCCGCCGCCGGCACGCAAACGGATATCCAGACGCTGGCTGCAGCCGGCCTGACTGGCTCGGCCAACCCGAACGCGCAAGCGACCTCGCCGAACATCGTGTCGACGACCGTCAACGGTCAAACGACCACGCCGCCGACGCTGGGCGGCGCGCTGACGACGACCACCGCGCAGCCGTTCCGCCTCGACCGCTCGCAGGCGAACACGAAGAGCCAGAACCACAGCTACTCGCCGGAACAGCTCGCCGACGACAACCTGAAGATGGACGCTTTCCCGCTGTTCACGTCGGCTAGCGGCATCATCGCCGGCAGCACGGGTCAGTTCGGTTCGTCGGCTCAGGTGCTCGGCTACTTCGACGGCAACACCGTCACCGGCATGTGGAACCTCGCGCAGAACTTCGCGATGAGCGACAACGCATGGACCGACACGTTCGGCCCGTCGACGCCTGGCGCGATCGAAGTAGTCTCCGGCCAGAACCAGGGCGTGACGGTCACGCCGAACATCAAGTCCGGCACGGCCACCAGCGGCAACGCGATTCCCGACGGCCAGGGCGCCTTCACGATGATCGGCGACCTCGACCCGACCACCGACGCCTGCTCGATCGCCGCGGAAAACAGCGGTTCGAACACCAGCCCGACCGGCATGATGAACGGCAAGAACATCGGCGACCTGCTGAATGCGTCGAACATCACGTGGGGCGGCTTCATGGGCGGCTTCAACCTGCAGACGGTCAACGCCAACGGCACGACGGGCTGCCTGCGCTCGACGTGGTCGGACGTGCTCGGCACCGCACCGGCCGACTACGTGCAGCATCACGCATGGTTCCAGTACTACCCGACGACGGCGAACCCGACGCACCAACGTCCGACGTCGACGGCGATGATCGGCTCCACGGAACCGACGCTGGACAACACCGCGACGCCGGTTCACCACCAGTACGACACCGACGACTTCTTCGCTGCCGTTCAGTCGGGCAACTTCCCGTCGGTCAGCTTCCTGAAGGCGCCGGCGATCAGCGACGGCCACCCGGGCAACTCGGACCCGCTCGACGAACAGGCTTTCGTGACGAAGGTGACGAACTTCCTGCAGCAACAGCCTGACTGGAAGAACACGCTCGTGATCGTCGCGTACGACGACTCGGACGGCTGGTACGACCACGTGCAACCGACCATCAAGAACTCGTCGTTCGACACGACGCTGGTCACGAAGGTCGGTACGGCAACCTTCACGGGTGCTGACCAGCTGACCGCTCAAGGCCAGTGCACGGGCACGGGCGCGACGCAGCCGCTGGGCATCAACGGCGGCGCCGTCAACGGCCGCTGCGGTCCGGGCACGCGTACGCCGTTCATCGTGATCTCGCCGTGGGCGAAGGCGAACTACGTCGACCACACGCAGATCACGCAGGCGTCGGTCGTCAAGTTCATCGAAGACAACTGGCTGGGCGGCAAGCGTCTGGGTCAAGGTTCGTTCGATGCAACCGCCGGCGACATCCGCAGCATGCTGAACCTGGCCGGCACGGGCAACACCCCGACCGTGTTCCTCGACCCGAACACCGGCACGAAGCTCGCTGCCGCGCCGACGTCCAACTGA
- a CDS encoding VOC family protein, whose product MSFSIDTLDHLVLNVADVEASAAWYARMLGMQRTEFESRTGTRVAMTYGTQKINLRPATADTVAWFTGREPVPGSADLCFITTASPADVKAHWLAEGVAIEAGPVERDGARGKMTSVYCRDPDGNLIEVASYPRT is encoded by the coding sequence ATGAGCTTCTCGATAGACACGCTCGACCATCTCGTTCTGAACGTTGCCGACGTCGAGGCGAGCGCCGCGTGGTACGCGCGCATGCTCGGCATGCAGCGCACCGAGTTCGAGTCGCGCACCGGCACGCGTGTGGCCATGACCTACGGCACGCAGAAGATCAATCTGCGTCCGGCCACGGCGGACACCGTCGCGTGGTTCACCGGGCGCGAACCGGTGCCCGGCAGCGCCGATCTCTGTTTCATCACTACCGCGAGCCCAGCCGACGTCAAGGCGCACTGGCTCGCCGAGGGCGTCGCGATCGAGGCGGGCCCGGTGGAGCGCGACGGCGCGCGCGGCAAGATGACCTCGGTGTATTGCCGCGATCCGGACGGCAATTTGATCGAAGTCGCGAGCTATCCACGAACCTGA
- the flhC gene encoding flagellar transcriptional regulator FlhC, which translates to MLKRSLTEDAQEVFRAIALIELGARMQVLESELTLSRDRMIRLYREVKGVSPPKGMLPFSADWYMTWLANIHASLFYNTYLFLKNEARCSHLDALTKGYRLYLEHCQHSETEPVLDLTRAWTLVRFFDADILQLTKCCRCTGKFVAHKHDLQHNVVCGACQPPSRAGKTKKAAAARQEALEAAQVAQAA; encoded by the coding sequence ATGCTCAAGCGTAGCCTGACGGAAGACGCACAAGAAGTATTCCGTGCGATCGCACTGATCGAACTGGGCGCCCGTATGCAGGTGCTCGAAAGCGAGTTGACGCTTTCGCGCGACCGCATGATCCGCCTGTATCGTGAAGTCAAGGGCGTATCGCCGCCCAAGGGCATGCTGCCGTTCTCGGCGGACTGGTATATGACGTGGCTGGCGAACATCCACGCGTCGTTGTTCTACAACACGTACCTGTTCCTCAAGAACGAAGCGCGTTGCTCGCATCTCGACGCGCTGACCAAGGGTTATCGCCTGTATCTGGAACATTGCCAGCACAGCGAAACCGAACCGGTGCTGGATCTGACGCGCGCATGGACGCTGGTGCGTTTCTTCGACGCCGACATTCTGCAACTGACCAAATGCTGCCGCTGCACCGGCAAGTTCGTCGCCCATAAGCACGACCTGCAACACAACGTCGTGTGCGGCGCATGCCAGCCGCCATCGCGCGCCGGCAAGACGAAGAAGGCCGCAGCCGCCCGCCAGGAAGCGCTCGAAGCAGCGCAGGTCGCGCAAGCCGCCTGA
- a CDS encoding MFS transporter, with amino-acid sequence MTSSQSSSAATSSASPALGRVLATVSVGFVVTQLDVTIVNIALPKIGADLHANVAGLQWVVDAYTLAFAVLMLSGGALGDRLGARRMYAAGIVLFALASLACGLALDAAMLVGARALQGIGAAAMLPNSLALLNRSYGHDPKLRARAVGLWTAAGAISIAAGPVVGGLLIAAFGWRSIFLVNLPICAAGLLATLLWVPRSGEARRDARRDAQRDPQRAGGVAGATGSNGTDAVTPRGLDLSGQCLAIVALTAFVAAVIEWRPLGLSHPLVAGGFVLALAAASAFIAVESRVASPMLPLSLFGKRSFSIAVLFGICVNLTYYGMVFVLSLYLQRVRGYTPLQAGLAFLPLTGGFLISNVASGWVVGHFGVRVPMIAGAITAGLGYGLLHLVGANTPLIGLLLPFLLIPSGMGLAVPAMTTAVLASSEAKRAGTASAVLNTARQAGGAVGVAAFGALASGAAATQIVAGMQAATAISVGLLALGGVLSCFVDPQPHAPGSASRSAGGARVGESRPR; translated from the coding sequence ATGACCTCATCCCAATCGTCTTCCGCTGCAACCTCCTCTGCTTCTCCCGCTCTCGGGCGGGTGCTCGCCACCGTCAGCGTCGGCTTCGTCGTCACGCAGCTGGACGTGACGATCGTCAACATCGCGCTGCCGAAAATCGGCGCGGACCTGCACGCGAATGTCGCGGGTCTGCAATGGGTCGTCGATGCTTACACGCTGGCTTTCGCGGTGCTGATGCTGTCGGGCGGCGCACTCGGGGACCGGCTCGGCGCGCGACGCATGTACGCGGCGGGCATCGTGCTGTTCGCGCTCGCCTCGCTCGCTTGCGGCCTCGCGCTCGATGCCGCGATGCTGGTCGGCGCGCGAGCGTTGCAGGGCATCGGCGCGGCGGCCATGCTGCCGAATTCGCTCGCGTTGCTGAACCGTTCGTATGGGCACGATCCGAAGCTGCGCGCTCGCGCGGTCGGACTGTGGACCGCCGCGGGCGCGATTTCGATCGCGGCCGGCCCGGTGGTCGGCGGACTGCTGATCGCGGCGTTCGGCTGGCGCAGCATCTTCCTCGTCAATCTGCCGATCTGCGCGGCTGGGCTGCTCGCGACCCTGCTGTGGGTGCCGCGTTCCGGCGAGGCGCGGCGTGATGCGCGGCGTGATGCGCAACGCGATCCGCAACGCGCCGGCGGCGTGGCCGGCGCAACCGGCAGCAACGGCACCGATGCCGTCACGCCGCGCGGTCTCGATCTGAGCGGCCAGTGCCTCGCGATCGTCGCGTTGACCGCGTTCGTCGCCGCGGTGATCGAGTGGCGTCCGTTGGGGCTGAGTCATCCGCTCGTGGCCGGCGGTTTCGTGCTCGCGCTCGCCGCGGCGAGCGCCTTCATCGCGGTGGAATCGCGCGTCGCGTCGCCGATGCTGCCGCTCTCGCTGTTCGGCAAGCGCAGCTTCAGCATCGCGGTGCTGTTCGGCATCTGCGTGAACCTGACGTACTACGGCATGGTGTTCGTGCTGAGCCTTTACCTGCAGCGCGTACGCGGCTATACGCCGTTGCAGGCCGGCCTCGCGTTTCTGCCGTTGACGGGCGGCTTCCTGATCTCGAACGTCGCAAGCGGTTGGGTCGTCGGACACTTCGGCGTGCGCGTGCCGATGATCGCCGGCGCGATCACGGCGGGGCTCGGTTATGGGTTGCTGCACCTGGTCGGCGCCAACACGCCGCTGATCGGTTTGCTGTTGCCGTTCCTGCTGATTCCGTCGGGCATGGGCCTCGCCGTTCCCGCGATGACCACCGCCGTGCTGGCTTCGTCCGAGGCCAAACGCGCGGGGACCGCATCGGCCGTGTTGAACACCGCGCGTCAGGCCGGCGGCGCGGTGGGCGTGGCGGCATTCGGTGCGCTCGCGAGCGGCGCGGCGGCTACGCAGATCGTCGCGGGGATGCAAGCCGCGACGGCGATCTCCGTGGGGCTGCTCGCGCTGGGCGGCGTGCTGAGCTGTTTCGTGGACCCGCAGCCGCACGCGCCGGGCTCGGCGTCGCGCAGTGCCGGTGGCGCGCGGGTTGGGGAATCGCGGCCGCGTTGA
- a CDS encoding nuclear transport factor 2 family protein — protein sequence MNANTDLIDRYFDAWNETDGARRRELIAATWSADADYRDPLLAGTGHDGIDAMIRAVHERFPYHTFRRTSDVDGFANRLRFTWELTTPAGEAIVKGSDFGEVDPHGRLRAVTGFLDYVPPGA from the coding sequence ATGAATGCGAACACCGACCTGATCGACCGCTACTTCGATGCATGGAACGAGACCGATGGCGCGCGCCGCCGCGAGTTGATCGCCGCGACGTGGAGCGCTGACGCCGACTATCGCGACCCGCTGCTGGCCGGCACGGGCCACGACGGCATCGACGCGATGATCCGCGCGGTGCACGAGCGCTTTCCGTATCACACGTTCCGCCGCACGTCGGACGTGGATGGCTTCGCGAACCGGCTGCGTTTCACGTGGGAACTGACCACCCCGGCGGGGGAAGCGATCGTGAAGGGATCCGATTTCGGCGAGGTCGATCCGCATGGCCGTCTGCGGGCCGTGACGGGGTTTCTCGACTACGTGCCGCCGGGTGCCTGA
- a CDS encoding RbsD/FucU family protein, producing the protein MLKNLDPLLNADILHALRSMGHGDELVICDANFPGDSVARESVLGKVLRLDGVNAPRAIRAVLSVMPLDTFIDHPASRMEVVGEPDTIPAVQREAQSEINQAEGRDVPFVSIERFAFYERARKAYCVIATGEERGYGCFVFTKGVLLAPDAPQS; encoded by the coding sequence GTGCTGAAGAATCTGGACCCGCTGCTGAACGCCGACATACTGCACGCACTACGCTCGATGGGCCATGGCGACGAACTCGTGATTTGCGACGCCAATTTCCCGGGCGACTCGGTCGCACGCGAATCGGTCTTGGGTAAAGTGCTGCGCCTCGACGGCGTGAACGCGCCGCGGGCGATTCGCGCGGTGTTGTCGGTGATGCCGCTGGACACGTTCATCGATCATCCCGCGTCGCGCATGGAAGTGGTCGGCGAGCCGGATACCATTCCGGCCGTGCAACGCGAGGCGCAGAGCGAAATTAATCAGGCGGAAGGTCGCGATGTGCCGTTCGTATCGATTGAACGGTTTGCTTTTTACGAGCGCGCGCGCAAGGCTTATTGCGTGATCGCGACTGGTGAAGAACGCGGCTATGGCTGCTTCGTGTTCACCAAGGGCGTGCTGCTGGCGCCGGACGCACCGCAGTCGTAA
- a CDS encoding addiction module antidote protein, with protein MSKIKTARFDAAHYLDSEAMIAEYLNAALEEDDSDALLAAIADIAKARGIAKVAAEAGLGRESLYKTLSPGSKPRMDTVLRLLRALGVKLTAVPAGMAAA; from the coding sequence ATGAGCAAAATCAAAACCGCACGATTCGACGCAGCGCACTACCTCGATAGCGAGGCCATGATCGCCGAATACCTCAACGCAGCACTCGAGGAAGACGATTCCGACGCACTCCTCGCCGCAATCGCCGACATTGCCAAGGCGCGTGGCATCGCCAAGGTTGCGGCGGAGGCCGGCCTCGGCCGCGAAAGCCTGTACAAAACCCTCTCGCCCGGCTCCAAGCCGCGCATGGACACGGTGTTACGGCTGCTGCGCGCGCTGGGCGTCAAGCTGACCGCCGTGCCCGCAGGCATGGCGGCGGCCTGA
- a CDS encoding helix-turn-helix transcriptional regulator has protein sequence MSQLLLATEADISTRHLSFVESGRALPSREMVMHLAERLDVPLRARNALLVAAGYAPLFRERPLSDPQLAAAREAVELVLKGHEPYPALAIDRHWTIVATNNALAPLLAGASPALLEPPVNALRLSLHPEGIAASIVNWHAWREHILARLQRQVDVSGDETLAALRDELAAYPAPPNAEAADHDSAVNQIAVPLRLRTPIGVLSFFSTTTVFGTPVDVTLSELAIEAFFPADQQTAAALRDFADRQREEAAS, from the coding sequence ATGAGTCAACTGCTGCTCGCCACCGAAGCCGATATCTCGACGCGGCATTTGAGCTTCGTCGAATCGGGTCGCGCGCTGCCGAGCCGGGAAATGGTCATGCATCTTGCCGAGCGACTCGACGTCCCGCTCCGTGCCCGCAACGCCTTGCTGGTCGCGGCGGGTTATGCGCCGTTATTCCGCGAACGACCGCTGTCAGATCCGCAACTGGCCGCCGCGCGTGAGGCCGTCGAACTGGTGCTGAAAGGACACGAACCCTACCCCGCGCTCGCAATCGACCGGCACTGGACCATTGTCGCCACGAACAACGCGCTTGCGCCTCTGTTGGCCGGTGCAAGTCCAGCGTTGCTGGAGCCGCCGGTCAATGCGCTACGGCTGAGTTTGCATCCCGAGGGGATCGCCGCGTCCATCGTTAATTGGCATGCGTGGCGTGAACACATACTTGCGCGTCTGCAGCGGCAGGTCGACGTAAGCGGCGACGAAACGCTAGCCGCGTTGCGAGACGAACTGGCCGCGTATCCGGCGCCGCCAAACGCCGAAGCCGCCGATCACGATTCAGCGGTCAACCAGATCGCGGTGCCGCTGCGGTTGCGCACACCGATCGGCGTGCTGTCGTTTTTCAGCACCACGACCGTATTCGGCACGCCGGTCGATGTCACGCTGTCGGAACTCGCGATCGAAGCGTTCTTTCCCGCCGACCAGCAAACCGCGGCGGCGCTACGCGATTTCGCCGACAGGCAGCGAGAGGAAGCCGCGTCCTAG
- a CDS encoding cytochrome c peroxidase, with product MSSPNSALPPSLPAGAPRANAKRQLLRVLGWTVAVITAGLAAFIAYAAIYPERMPLAIGTIVENVTGANPQPVVLHVPPTQPLSAVALLGKQIFFDPSLSASGKQSCASCHSPDHAYGPANDLAVQLGGPHMTDAGYRPPPSLAYLYRQAPFSIGPDANDTDAAPVTLDQLASAASGTQRAVKTAGVAPAAPALVPQGGLFWDGRASTLQDQAIGPLMNPVEMANTTSDQVVHKLMATQYLDQFKQLFGDRIVKQPDLLVDEAMFAVGRFEFEDPSFHRFTSKYDYWLQGKARLSQAELHGLRLFNDPDKANCAGCHLSKPTADHLPPLFTDTQYEALGVPRNRDLAINKDPKFFDMGVCGPFRTDAASLTQYCGMFLTPTLRNVATRHVFFHNGVYHDLQHVMDFYNLRNTSPEKIYPLDAAGKPQKYDDMPQKYQANIDVADAPFDRKLGDKPAMTDAEIKDIIAFMNTLNDGYKP from the coding sequence ATGAGCTCTCCGAACTCTGCCTTGCCGCCGTCGCTGCCCGCCGGTGCGCCCCGCGCCAACGCCAAACGTCAACTGTTGCGCGTGCTCGGCTGGACCGTCGCCGTCATCACGGCCGGTCTCGCGGCCTTCATCGCCTACGCGGCCATTTATCCGGAGCGGATGCCTCTGGCGATCGGCACCATCGTCGAAAACGTGACGGGCGCGAATCCGCAGCCGGTCGTGCTGCATGTGCCGCCCACCCAGCCGCTGAGCGCGGTTGCCTTGCTCGGCAAGCAAATTTTCTTCGACCCGTCGCTGTCGGCGTCGGGCAAGCAGTCGTGCGCGTCGTGCCATAGCCCCGATCACGCGTACGGCCCGGCCAACGATCTCGCGGTGCAGCTCGGCGGCCCGCACATGACGGACGCCGGCTACCGGCCGCCGCCGTCGCTCGCGTACCTGTATCGCCAGGCACCGTTCTCGATCGGCCCGGACGCGAACGACACCGACGCCGCGCCGGTCACGCTCGACCAGCTCGCGAGCGCCGCGAGCGGCACGCAGCGCGCGGTGAAGACCGCCGGCGTCGCGCCCGCCGCCCCCGCACTGGTGCCGCAGGGCGGCCTGTTCTGGGACGGCCGCGCGAGCACGTTGCAGGACCAGGCGATCGGACCGTTGATGAACCCGGTCGAAATGGCCAACACGACGTCCGACCAGGTCGTGCACAAGCTGATGGCGACCCAATACCTCGACCAGTTCAAGCAACTGTTCGGCGACCGCATCGTCAAGCAGCCCGATCTGCTGGTCGACGAGGCCATGTTCGCGGTGGGGCGCTTCGAATTCGAGGACCCGTCGTTCCATCGCTTCACCAGCAAGTACGACTACTGGCTGCAGGGCAAGGCACGTCTGTCGCAGGCGGAATTGCACGGGCTGCGTCTGTTCAACGATCCGGACAAGGCGAACTGCGCGGGCTGCCATTTGAGCAAGCCGACCGCCGACCATCTGCCGCCGCTCTTCACGGACACCCAGTACGAAGCGCTCGGCGTGCCGCGTAATCGCGACCTCGCGATCAACAAGGACCCGAAGTTCTTCGACATGGGCGTCTGCGGCCCCTTCCGTACCGACGCGGCCTCGCTGACGCAGTACTGCGGGATGTTCCTCACGCCGACGCTGCGTAACGTCGCGACGCGTCACGTGTTCTTCCACAACGGCGTGTATCACGACCTGCAGCACGTGATGGACTTCTACAACCTGCGCAACACGAGCCCGGAAAAGATCTATCCGCTCGACGCCGCCGGCAAGCCGCAAAAGTACGACGACATGCCGCAGAAGTACCAGGCGAACATCGACGTCGCCGATGCGCCGTTCGACCGCAAGCTGGGCGACAAACCGGCGATGACGGATGCGGAGATCAAGGACATCATCGCGTTCATGAACACGCTGAACGACGGCTACAAGCCGTAA